A single genomic interval of Lathyrus oleraceus cultivar Zhongwan6 chromosome 7, CAAS_Psat_ZW6_1.0, whole genome shotgun sequence harbors:
- the LOC127104794 gene encoding uncharacterized protein LOC127104794, producing the protein MASMIYGVSRNGTRGIGYDYDEEYDCEKDDKPNTLQTYFVSSGKKNGFVPKGRTVSKSKAKAKPHSCFNHEFRNKYPSQKTKFVKNSGKTNLKGPRKMWVPKDMIIYISLAAELRHRSWYLDSGYSEHVTGRRQMFQSLELKHEGVVDF; encoded by the coding sequence ATGGCTTCCATGATTTATGGCGTAAGCAGAAACGGAACAAGGGGTATTGGTTATGATTATGATGAAGAATATGATTGTGAAAAAGATGATAAACCAAATACTCTTCAGACCTATTTTGTCTCTTCTGGTAAAAAAAATGGGTTTGTGCCTAAAGGTAGAACTGTTTCAAAATCTAAGGCTAAAGCAAAACCCCATTCATGTTTCAATCATGAATTCAGGAATAAATATCCTTCTCAAAAAACCAAGTTTGTTAaaaactctgggaagactaacCTCAAAGGACCCAGAAAGATGTGGGTACCTAAGGATATGATAATATACATATCCTTAGCAGCAGAGTTGAGACACCGttcatggtacctggactctggataCTCGGAGCACGTGACAGGAAGAAGGCAgatgttccaaagtctggaacttaagCATGAAGGTGTCGTCGATTTCTGA